The Arachis hypogaea cultivar Tifrunner chromosome 16, arahy.Tifrunner.gnm2.J5K5, whole genome shotgun sequence genome contains a region encoding:
- the LOC112758343 gene encoding uncharacterized protein: MKNWLEKNTQVVVTNDEQILGLGDLGCQVVVFTDISLEKAIEFNDFCHTHQLPIAFIKTEVRGFFVEEKPVLDSELWHACAGPLVSLPVVGSHVVYFQQGHSEQAKFLICFNSKYFQVG; encoded by the exons ATGAAAAACTGGCTAGAGAAAAACACTCAAGTTGTTGTCACTAATGACGAGCAAATATTAGGACTCGGAGATCTTGGTTGCCAG GTTGTTGTTTTCACAGATATTAGTCTTGAGAAAGCTATTGAGTTCAATGATTTTTGCCACACTCATCAGCTTCCTATTGCTTTTATCAAAACTGAAGTTAGAGGTTTTTTTGTAGAGGAAAAGCCAGTTCTGGACTCAGAACTTTGGCATGCATGTGCTGGTCCCCTTGTTTCTTTACCTGTAGTTGGGAGCCATGTGGTGTACTTTCAACAAGGTCATAGTGAACAA GCGAAGTTTCTAATATGTTTCAACTCAAAATATTTTCAAGTTGGTTGA